The Gasterosteus aculeatus chromosome 8, fGasAcu3.hap1.1, whole genome shotgun sequence genome has a window encoding:
- the akr1a1b gene encoding aldo-keto reductase family 1 member A1-B, protein MNDFAVLNTGRKMPLLGLGTWKSEPGKVKQAVIWALDAGYRHIDCAAIYGNEGEIGEALQETLGPGKALRREDVFITSKLWNNRHHPEDVEPALLKTLKDLKLEYLDLYLIHWPYAFQQGDAPFPKKEDGTLLYDDIDYKLTWASMEKLVEKGLVRSIGLSNFNSRQIDDVLSVASIKPTVLQVESHPYLAQAELLAHCRDRGLVMTAYSPLGSSDRAWKHPDEPVLLQELVMSTLGEKYRKSPAQIILRWQTQRGVVTIPKSVTESRIKENIQVFDFTLDAEEMKSIEALNRGWRYIVPMIQVEGERVPRDAGHPHYPFIDPY, encoded by the exons ATGAATGACTTTGCAGTTCTCAACACGGGGCGGAAGATGCCCCTCCTTGGACTGGGGACGTGGAAGAGTGAACCCGGAAAG GTGAAACAAGCCGTTATTTGGGCATTGGATGCTGGGTATCGCCACATCGACTGCGCAGCAATCTATGGCAATGAGGGCGAGATTGGCGAAGCCCTGCAGGAGACCCTCGGCCCCGGCAAG GCCCTGCGGAGAGAGGACGTGTTCATCACATCCAAGCTGTGGAACAACCGGCATCACCCGGAGGACGTGGAGCCGGCCCTCCTTAAGACCCTGAAGGACCTGAAGCTGGAGTATCTGGACCTCTACCTCATCCACTGGCCCTACGCCTTTCA ACAAGGAGATGCTCCCTTCCCCAAAAAAGAGGACGGCACCCTGCTGTACGACGACATAGACTACAAGCTGACCTGGGCTTCCATGGAGAAGCTGGTGGAGAAGGGCCTCGTCCGATCTATCGGCCTGTCCAACTTCAACAGTCGGCAGATAGACGACGTCCTGTCGGTCGCCAGCATCAAACCCACTGTCCTGCAG GTAGAGAGCCACCCGTACTTGGCCCAGGCAGAGCTGCTGGCGCACTGTCGGGACCGGGGCCTGGTGATGACGGCCTACAGCCCTCTGGGCTCTTCTGACCGCGCCTGGAAGCATCCGGATGAACCCGTCCTGCTTCAGGAGCTTGTGATGTCCACCCTGGGGGAGAAGTATAGAAAGTCCCCTGCTCAGATTATCTTGAG GTGGCAGACACAACGAGGAGTGGTGACAATCCCCAAGAGTGTGACAGAGTCCCGTATCAAAGAGAACATTCAG GTGTTTGACTTCACCCTTGACGCAGAGGAAATGAAGAGTATTGAAGCCCTGAACAGGGGCTGGCGCTACATCGTACCAATGATCCAA GTGGAAGGAGAACGAGTCCCACGGGATGCAGGACATCCTCACTACCCTTTCATCGACCCCTACTGA